In Deinococcus sp. QL22, the following are encoded in one genomic region:
- a CDS encoding thioesterase family protein: protein MRPIPPGFSQTLTVQVTDAMTVQFEELGAVHPVYATYWMARHFEEAGRKIILPFLEEGEGGIGTQVEVQHTASALPGMTVSITATFERMEGRRVVCRMEAVNALGDAIGTGMTTQMALPQTRIDANFETLRARWAAARASQTR, encoded by the coding sequence ATGCGGCCCATTCCACCCGGCTTCTCCCAAACCCTGACCGTGCAGGTCACCGACGCCATGACCGTGCAATTTGAAGAACTCGGCGCGGTGCATCCGGTGTACGCGACCTACTGGATGGCGCGGCATTTTGAGGAAGCGGGGCGCAAAATCATCCTGCCGTTTCTGGAAGAGGGAGAGGGCGGCATTGGCACGCAGGTAGAGGTGCAGCACACCGCCTCGGCCCTGCCCGGCATGACCGTGAGCATCACCGCCACCTTCGAGCGCATGGAAGGCCGCCGCGTGGTGTGCCGAATGGAGGCCGTAAACGCGCTGGGCGACGCCATCGGCACGGGAATGACAACCCAGATGGCACTACCGCAAACACGCATAGACGCCAACTTTGAAACGCTGCGGGCGCGGTGGGCCGCAGCTCGGGCAAGTCAGACACGCTGA